From Anopheles funestus chromosome 3RL, idAnoFuneDA-416_04, whole genome shotgun sequence, a single genomic window includes:
- the LOC125769333 gene encoding uncharacterized protein LOC125769333, which produces MDENKHLALLSDEAGGQLCDDHRPRTRSSSHSHNEGGTTTASSSRHGSITNSSSSACSVERHQGTMSTGGEIGLVCTCPILSTPTTPTTPPTVVCQVYEYDTIYTVACGDASCNYRTSSKDKLGHRKAVKPPRSPRSSNASNKSRKGSSSSSSHGHLTVTGRPPDECGHSAPETDHDEQEESGFEWRWFHRRKHSQTKSRSRSSSHLFGGHSPGRTSGIGLRISPVSSSCCGGRATTGRYDRASSPEQDAVSEVYGGDGMLDPSSIGGDTPSGTTFTSTVARNGLRQGKKTAKNLPQPTSVSAVINPGQAYLVLIYVAINFLFFLLFLNAYLPTTQIHTSISLSLTTTSCSAVLCYVCFISKNKNCILQDFYFLLSTFQIVVSFVCVLPTCADHLCC; this is translated from the exons ATGGATGAGAATAAACACTTAGCACTGTTGAGTGATGAAGCCGGTGGGCAACTGTGTGATGACCATCGGCCGCGAACTCGTTCCTCCAGCCATAGCCACAACGAAGGTGGTACAACGACGGCAAGTTCCTCGCGCCATGGTAGCATAACGAATTCTTCCTCATCGGCCTGTTCGGTGGAGCGGCATCAGGGGACGATGTCCACCGGTGGTGAGATCGGGCTAGTGTGTACCTGTCCGATACTGTCGACACCAACGACACCGACCACACCGCCAACGGTGGTGTGCCAAGTGTACGAGTACGATACGATTTATACGGTGGCCTGTGGTGATGCTAGCTGTAACTATCGCACTAGCAGTAAGGATAAGCTAGGTCACAGGAAAGCGGTGAAGCCACCTCGTTCTCCCAGAAGCTCGAATGCAAGCAACAAAAGCCGTAAGggtagtagcagtagcagtagtCACGGTCACCTGACGGTAACCGGTAGACCACCTGACGAATGCGGACACAGCGCACCCGAGACGGACCATGATGAGCAGGAAGAGTCCGGATTTGAATGGCGCTGGTTTCATCGGCGCAAGCATTCACAGACAAAGTCCAG GAGTCGCTCGTCTAGCCATCTGTTCGGCGGCCACAGCCCTGGGCGAACATCCGGGATCGGATTGCGCATCTCACCCGTCAGCAGTAGTTGCTGTGGAGGTAGAGCAACCACTGGCAGATATGACCGTGCTTCAAGTCCCGAACAGGACGCTGTATCGGAGGTTTACGGCGGCGATGGTATGCTGGATCCTTCCTCTATCGGTGGTGATACTCCGTCCGGGACGACCTTCACGTCCACGGTGGCACGGAATGGGTTGCGTCAGGGGAAGAAGACTGCTAAAAACCTGCCACAACCAACGTCGGTGTCGGCGGTCATCAATCCAGGTCAGGCTTACCTGGTCCTCATTTATGTTGCGAtcaattttctcttcttccttttgtttttaaatgcataCTTACCAActacacaaatacacacttctatttctctttctcttactACTACTAGCTGCTCTGCTGTACtatgttatgtttgttttatttctaaaaacaaaaattgcatacttcAGGACTTTTACTTTCTGTTGTCCACCTTTCAAATAGTCGTTAGTTTTGTCTGTGTTTTGCCCACGTGTGCTGATCACCTGTGCTGCTGA
- the LOC125769341 gene encoding uncharacterized protein LOC125769341: MLHHRHIYGVASLARSFSRIALKEPSSNAVLPIVALQSTNARKQPLTGNGHGTDNLLPIRPVQLRSTVGNFEIGNSIRRNPLIPLKEIIDIPLVSRIIETPVQRPGLQGPIGDNLAVVPSLELPTDTTVKDEHGKQAARLIVIRRRKMRKHKLRKLRKRMKFEWLKLRQRRELKKEKLFQAELIGQIKEAEKFSAEAYVASKLRQATEVPLPRFWKGKRLPQFIIKQKLGME; encoded by the exons ATGCTCCATCACCGGCACATTTACG GAGTTGCATCCCTTGCACGGAGTTTTAGCCGCATCGCACTGAAAGAACCATCGTCAAATGCGGTTTTACCGATTGTTGCTCTGCAAAGCACGAACGCAAGGAAGCAACCATTAACCGGAAATGGACACGGAACCGACAATCTGCTTCCGATTCGTCCAGTTCAATTACGTTCGACGGTAGGAAATTTCGAGATAGGCAATAGCATACGAAGGAATCCTCTGATCCCGTTGAAAGAAATAATCGACATTCCGCTCGTGTCACGCATTATCGAAACCCCTGTGCAACGTCCTGGCTTGCAAGGACCGATTGGAGATAATCTGGCGGTAGTACCGTCCCTAGAGCTACCCACCGATACGACCGTGAAGGACGAACATGGAAAACAAGCAGCCCGGTTAATCGTCATCCGAAGGCGCAAAATGCGAAAGCATAAGCTGAGAAAGCTTCGCAAACGCATGAAGTTTGAATGGTTAAAG CTGCGACAAAGGCGAGAATTGAAGAAGGAGAAACTGTTCCAAGCGGAACTGATAGGCCAAATAAAGGAGGCGGAAAAGTTTTCCGCCGAAGCGTACGTGGCCAGTAAGCTAAGACAGGCTACCGAAGTGCCGTTACCACGCTTTTGGAAGGGCAAACGGTTGCCACAGTTCATCATAAAGCAAAAGTTAGGTATGGAGTAA
- the LOC125770364 gene encoding uncharacterized protein LOC125770364 yields MLHSASVNFFLLSTITIAMTVWSADVDKVVFQFPEYDFKETSKNELTFREYESACDQSNRCTEFDGIERTRCVRECISPSCYQEIYKFDELEEGEIDVRLNSFRACFMQRLNRNRG; encoded by the exons ATGCTACATTCTGCCTCGGTAAACTTTTTCCTATTATCCACCATAACAATCGCCATGACAGTATGGTCTGCAGACGTTGATAAGGTAGTGTTTCAATTTCCCGAGTACGATTTTAAGGAAACGAGCAAAAAT GAACTTACATTTCGTGAGTACGAATCAGCTTGTGATCAAAGCAACCGATGCACAGAATTTGATGGAATCGAGCGGACTCGATGCGTTCGGGAATGTATTTCACCATCGTGCTACCAAGAAATATACAAATTTGATGAG CTCGAAGAAGGTGAAATCGATGTACGACTGAACTCATTCCGTGCCTGTTTTATGCAACGTCTCAATCGCAACCGTGGCTAA
- the LOC125769334 gene encoding queuosine salvage protein — translation MLQCARFLVSFSRPQLPRAISQPHTTRAALGVAVLSKPCNRSNSTMAPQLFPAASCELIVRNARYISVHEEAIDKLADRVIRGIKDKEINIENFSQHEHHPTAKDPHAVNWIFLIDTLNFCFWTPGADATKWKVEGQTGYFALCAAINRAMREGIDITNPAYYSKITLEQLESILRSDTEDTKAPLLASRVDCLHEVGQVLLERYEGKFENCVRTCDGSAVKLLHRIVEDFPCFRDEAVLKHGGDDGASPLETRVSFYKRAQILVGDVWSCFRGEGLGRFEDIDTITMFADYRVPQVLVHFGTLTYSDELMALLKEDKLLENGCREEIEIRGASIYVVEQLKAMVREKLITSHPDIDPKCVNAILLDHFLWDYRRKHAAELEYIPFHKTISVYY, via the coding sequence ATGCTGCAGTGCGCGCGCTTTTTAGTCTCGTTTAGCCGGCCCCAATTACCACGCGCAATATCTCAACCACACACAACACGTGCGGCTCTCGGCGTTGCTGTGCTAAGTAAACCCTGCAACCGATCTAACTCCACCATGGCTCCTCAACTGTTTCCTGCTGCTTCCTGTGAGCTGATCGTAAGGAACGCCCGCTACATTAGCGTACACGAAGAAGCCATCGACAAGCTGGCGGATCGCGTCATTCGGGGTATAAAGGACAAGGAAATTAACattgaaaacttttcccaacaCGAACACCATCCGACAGCGAAGGATCCGCATGCGGTGAATTGGATTTTTCTGATCGATACGCTTAACTTTTGCTTCTGGACACCGGGAGCCGATGCAACGAAGTGGAAGGTCGAGGGCCAAACGGGGTACTTTGCACTGTGTGCCGCTATTAACCGTGCAATGCGTGAAGGAATCGACATCACAAATCCGGCATACTATTCGAAAATTACGCTCGAGCAGTTAGAGTCGATTCTGCGTTCCGACACGGAAGACACGAAAGCGCCACTGCTTGCATCGAGGGTGGACTGTTTGCACGAGGTTGGCCAGGTGCTGCTCGAACGGTATGAGGGGAAATTTGAAAACTGTGTCCGCACCTGTGACGGGTCAGCGGTTAAGCTGCTGCACCGCATTGTGGAAGACTTTCCCTGCTTCCGGGATGAAGCCGTACTGAAgcatggtggtgatgatggagCTTCGCCACTAGAGACACGTGTATCGTTTTACAAGCGAGCCCAAATCTTGGTTGGCGATGTGTGGTCCTGTTTCCGGGGTGAAGGATTGGGTCGGTTTGAAGATATCGATACTATAACGATGTTTGCCGACTATCGCGTCCCACAGGTGCTGGTACACTTCGGTACGTTAACCTACAGCGACGAATTGATGGCATTACTGAAGGAGGACAAATTGTTGGAGAATGGATGTCGTGAGGAAATTGAAATTCGTGGTGCTTCCATCTACGTGGTGGAACAGTTGAAGGCGATGGTACGCGAGAAACTGATTACGAGTCATCCTGATATTGATCCGAAGTGTGTTAATGCGATCTTGTTGGATCACTTCCTTTGGGACTATCGTCGGAAGCATGCTGCTGAACTGGAGTACATTCCGTTTCACAAGACAATTAGCGTGTACTATTGA